From a single Vampirovibrio chlorellavorus genomic region:
- a CDS encoding adenylate/guanylate cyclase domain-containing protein: protein MTFLFSDIRGFTAFSDQNEPEVVQTYLSQYFSTMNGIIMHQYQGSINKLMGDAIMAYWGFPLNHEDHAFLAVSAALTMREAMEAWQSQEGQLPIQMGIGINTGEAMIGNIGSEDFMDFTVIGDAVNVASRLEGKNKTYGTTIIISAATFQKVQDRIKVRSLGWCELKGKNEPVEIFEPLELLPSARL, encoded by the coding sequence ATGACCTTTCTATTCAGTGATATCCGGGGCTTTACGGCTTTTTCCGATCAAAATGAACCCGAAGTGGTGCAAACCTATCTATCTCAGTACTTTTCCACCATGAATGGCATTATCATGCACCAGTATCAGGGCTCCATCAACAAACTGATGGGGGACGCCATTATGGCCTACTGGGGCTTTCCTCTGAATCATGAGGATCATGCCTTTTTGGCCGTCAGCGCCGCCCTGACCATGCGAGAGGCCATGGAGGCCTGGCAAAGCCAGGAGGGCCAATTGCCCATACAAATGGGTATCGGCATCAACACAGGAGAGGCGATGATTGGCAACATCGGCTCCGAGGATTTTATGGACTTTACCGTGATTGGCGATGCGGTCAATGTGGCCTCTCGTCTGGAAGGCAAGAACAAAACCTACGGCACCACCATTATTATTTCGGCGGCCACCTTTCAAAAAGTGCAGGATCGGATTAAAGTGCGCAGCCTGGGATGGTGCGAATTAAAGGGCAAAAACGAGCCTGTGGAAATTTTTGAGCCGCTGGAGTTGCTTCCTTCCGCCCGGCTCTGA
- a CDS encoding CHASE2 domain-containing protein, with the protein MVSSRVTLWQRVAQTGYRSLLWLLGLWVCGIALMPLGKMAFAWELDLLNIVQQWHPPQPRAHQSPIRLISIDAKTEANPIYRRLFGTSFSRRAAGYAIRFLNRTQPKAVILDVSFNGGDHLDDRAGDQFLVNSIKGSPPVISQLMFENLGPSAQRWKAQPKAVQQALLASTITVQGLKDFPVYQHQNRYDSLVAPYTGLLYSGMRFYSATLGTFTTDLSGHFIDTQTKIRRWAVFSQYGGHIFPSLPLATVALEQKDFKLSQQGQLRWKDQLLDLGADGSPLIKWYGQGVNPQQPVYPEYSFADVVLSELSLACQENPSAELCQAPGLPQHPLLQPDQFRDQFTLIGFVNPNFDVHPTIYSSRYPGFYIMANVLDNALHNDFVRPAPGWINLLCLLGLPTLLGLSISRFPSTLINLIVGLSLAAGHFLICLYAYHEWNIWIYAIYPILALALCFSGLYAYQYTKEHKQRLQMRYAFGKYVSPSVLKIIEQQAG; encoded by the coding sequence GTGGTTTCTAGTCGGGTGACACTGTGGCAAAGGGTGGCGCAAACTGGCTACCGTTCATTACTGTGGCTACTGGGCTTGTGGGTTTGCGGCATAGCGTTGATGCCATTGGGTAAAATGGCTTTTGCCTGGGAGCTGGATCTGCTGAACATTGTGCAGCAGTGGCACCCTCCCCAGCCTCGCGCGCATCAAAGTCCCATCCGGTTAATCAGCATTGACGCTAAAACCGAAGCAAATCCCATTTACCGGCGTCTGTTCGGCACCAGCTTCTCCAGACGGGCCGCCGGGTACGCCATTCGGTTTCTGAATCGCACGCAACCCAAAGCGGTCATTCTGGATGTCAGCTTTAATGGGGGAGACCACCTCGACGATCGGGCCGGGGATCAGTTTTTGGTCAACAGCATTAAGGGCAGCCCTCCCGTCATTTCGCAGCTCATGTTTGAGAATCTGGGCCCTTCGGCCCAGCGCTGGAAGGCACAGCCAAAGGCAGTTCAGCAAGCCCTGCTGGCCAGTACCATCACGGTGCAAGGGCTCAAGGACTTCCCCGTGTATCAACACCAGAATCGCTATGACAGCCTGGTGGCTCCTTACACCGGCCTCCTCTACAGCGGAATGCGCTTTTACTCCGCCACCCTGGGAACCTTTACCACCGACTTGAGTGGTCACTTCATCGACACACAGACCAAAATCAGGCGATGGGCCGTTTTTTCTCAATACGGCGGTCACATCTTCCCGTCCTTGCCTTTAGCAACGGTGGCCTTGGAGCAGAAAGACTTTAAGCTCAGCCAGCAGGGGCAACTGCGCTGGAAAGATCAGCTCCTGGACCTGGGAGCCGACGGCTCGCCCCTGATCAAGTGGTATGGGCAGGGCGTGAACCCTCAACAACCCGTATACCCGGAATACTCTTTTGCCGATGTGGTTCTCTCGGAACTGAGTCTGGCCTGTCAGGAAAATCCCTCCGCAGAACTGTGCCAAGCACCTGGCCTGCCTCAGCACCCCTTGCTCCAGCCCGATCAGTTTCGAGACCAGTTCACCCTCATCGGCTTTGTCAATCCCAACTTCGACGTTCACCCCACCATCTATAGCAGCCGTTATCCAGGGTTTTACATCATGGCCAATGTGCTGGATAACGCCCTGCACAACGATTTCGTTCGGCCCGCACCCGGCTGGATCAATCTGCTTTGCCTCCTGGGGCTACCAACATTGCTGGGTTTATCCATTTCCCGATTCCCATCCACCCTCATCAACCTGATCGTTGGCCTCAGTCTGGCCGCTGGGCATTTTTTAATTTGCCTATACGCCTACCATGAATGGAATATATGGATATACGCCATCTATCCCATCCTGGCTCTGGCCCTGTGCTTTAGCGGGTTGTACGCATACCAGTACACCAAGGAACACAAACAGCGCCTGCAAATGCGCTATGCCTTTGGCAAATACGTCTCGCCCAGTGTGCTTAAAATAATTGAGCAACAAGCGGGCTAG
- a CDS encoding ribonucleoside-diphosphate reductase subunit alpha: MSAILVRRRDGSLEPIQEDKINHVIQEACEGIDGVSWSDVALGCQLSWYSGISTEEIDESAIMSARALIETHPNYAYVAARLVLKVLYQQVFGPVNAREQSIQNLYETHFADYLQEGVKAGILDFRLLEFDLQKLAKALDSTADRHFQFQGIQVLKDRYLIRNREQKLIELPQWMWLRVAMGLAILEPANKEEKAIEFYNLLKDFFYVSSTPTLFSSGTVHPQLSSCFLNTVDDSIEGIFKVYTDNARLSKWAGGIGTDWTPIRATGALIQGTNGQSQGLIPWLKIDNDVAIAVNQGGKRKGAHCAYLETWHLDIEDFLDLRKNVGDERRRTHDINTANWIPDLFMKRVQADAHWTLFSPDHVPELHDLYGKAFEEAYAKREAEFDAGQILGKRVEAKTLWRKMLTMLFETGHPWVTFKDPCNVRSPQDHAGVVHSSNLCTEITLNTNLQETAVCNLGSVNLARHVENGAINYDRLSESVRLAVRMLDNVIDINYYPTQEAKEANMKHRAIGLGMMGYQEMLYQLDIPFASEKHLEVADELMERFSYEAINASAELSEERGHYASFKGSKWDRGIFPLDTIDMLEAERGLPIECDRVQRLDWSSLKAKVAKTGLRNSNLMAIAPTATISNIVGTTPCVEPTFKNLFVTSNLSGEFTVINQWLVQDLEKRGLWGPNMVAALKAADGQLSKLKNIPADLKEKYPEVFEIDQTWLIRACAVRGKWIDQSQSLNLFVAKPSGKLLHELYTTAWTMGLKTTYYLRTLGASQVEKSTVDQSQFGKTHLRQAETQPQACSIDNPDCEACQ, encoded by the coding sequence ATGTCAGCAATCTTGGTCCGTCGTCGTGACGGCAGCCTGGAGCCCATTCAGGAAGATAAAATCAATCACGTCATTCAAGAAGCCTGCGAGGGCATTGACGGGGTGAGCTGGTCTGATGTGGCCCTGGGCTGTCAATTGTCCTGGTACAGTGGCATTAGTACCGAGGAAATTGATGAATCCGCCATTATGTCGGCCCGGGCTTTGATTGAAACCCACCCCAACTACGCTTATGTGGCAGCCCGACTGGTGTTAAAGGTGCTGTATCAGCAGGTTTTTGGGCCAGTGAACGCCCGCGAACAGTCCATTCAGAACCTGTATGAGACCCATTTTGCTGACTACCTGCAAGAAGGGGTGAAAGCTGGAATTCTGGATTTCCGCCTACTGGAATTTGACTTGCAGAAGCTGGCCAAGGCTCTTGATAGTACTGCCGATCGGCATTTCCAGTTCCAAGGTATTCAAGTACTGAAGGATCGCTACCTGATTCGCAACCGGGAACAGAAGCTGATTGAGCTGCCCCAGTGGATGTGGCTGCGGGTGGCCATGGGTCTGGCCATTCTGGAACCCGCCAACAAGGAAGAAAAGGCCATTGAGTTCTACAACCTGCTGAAAGACTTTTTCTATGTCTCCAGCACCCCCACCCTGTTCAGCTCCGGTACCGTGCATCCTCAGCTGTCTTCCTGCTTCCTGAACACCGTGGATGATAGCATTGAGGGTATTTTCAAGGTGTATACCGACAATGCCCGCTTGTCCAAATGGGCGGGTGGCATTGGCACCGACTGGACGCCCATTCGGGCCACCGGCGCCCTGATTCAGGGGACCAACGGCCAAAGTCAGGGTCTGATTCCCTGGTTGAAAATCGATAACGACGTGGCCATCGCCGTGAACCAAGGTGGCAAGCGTAAGGGCGCCCACTGTGCGTATCTGGAAACCTGGCACCTGGATATTGAAGACTTCCTGGATCTGCGCAAAAACGTGGGTGATGAGCGCCGCAGAACCCATGACATCAACACGGCCAACTGGATTCCCGATTTGTTCATGAAGCGGGTTCAGGCCGATGCGCACTGGACGCTGTTCAGCCCCGATCACGTGCCGGAACTGCATGACCTGTACGGCAAAGCCTTTGAGGAGGCTTACGCCAAGCGGGAAGCCGAATTTGACGCCGGTCAAATTTTAGGGAAGCGGGTAGAAGCCAAAACCCTGTGGCGCAAAATGCTGACCATGCTGTTTGAAACGGGCCATCCCTGGGTCACCTTCAAAGACCCCTGCAACGTGCGTTCTCCGCAAGATCATGCCGGTGTGGTCCACAGCTCCAACCTGTGTACGGAAATCACCCTGAACACCAACTTGCAGGAAACCGCTGTTTGCAACCTAGGTTCGGTCAATTTGGCCCGGCACGTGGAAAACGGGGCCATCAACTACGATCGTTTAAGCGAGAGCGTTCGTCTGGCCGTGCGTATGCTGGATAACGTCATTGACATCAACTACTACCCCACCCAGGAAGCCAAAGAGGCCAATATGAAGCACCGGGCCATTGGCCTGGGCATGATGGGCTACCAGGAGATGCTCTATCAACTGGATATTCCGTTTGCTTCGGAAAAGCACCTGGAAGTGGCTGATGAGCTGATGGAACGCTTTAGCTACGAGGCCATTAACGCTTCCGCGGAGTTGAGCGAAGAGCGGGGTCACTACGCCAGCTTTAAGGGCTCCAAATGGGATCGGGGTATTTTCCCGCTGGATACCATTGACATGCTGGAAGCAGAGCGTGGCCTGCCCATTGAGTGCGATCGCGTTCAGCGTCTGGATTGGAGCAGCCTGAAGGCCAAGGTGGCCAAGACCGGCTTGCGCAACTCCAACCTGATGGCCATTGCCCCCACCGCCACCATTTCCAACATCGTGGGCACCACCCCTTGCGTGGAACCTACCTTCAAAAACCTGTTTGTGACCTCCAACCTGTCCGGCGAGTTCACGGTCATTAACCAGTGGCTGGTGCAGGATTTGGAAAAACGCGGCTTATGGGGCCCCAACATGGTGGCCGCGCTGAAGGCCGCCGATGGTCAGCTCTCCAAGCTGAAAAACATTCCGGCGGATCTCAAGGAAAAATACCCGGAAGTGTTTGAGATCGATCAGACCTGGCTGATTCGGGCCTGCGCCGTGCGGGGCAAGTGGATCGATCAGTCCCAGTCACTGAACCTGTTTGTGGCCAAACCCAGCGGTAAGTTACTACACGAGCTGTACACCACCGCCTGGACCATGGGCTTAAAAACCACCTATTACTTACGGACCCTGGGGGCCAGCCAAGTGGAAAAATCCACCGTGGATCAATCCCAATTCGGGAAAACCCACTTGCGGCAAGCCGAAACCCAGCCGCAGGCCTGCAGCATCGATAACCCCGATTGCGAAGCCTGCCAATAA
- a CDS encoding ribonucleotide-diphosphate reductase subunit beta produces MSNAMPSLAYQVNQRRIINGKDDVVQLYPIKHQFAWDGYLAGNANHWLPNEISMQKDIEQWRSSSILTDDERRVVKMALGFFTTADSIVANNLVLAVYKHITSPECRMYLLRQAYEEAIHTHAYQYIVESLGLDESEIFTMYQRIQAIYDKDQFASELVPNLLKPDFATGTFDMDQCFLENLIDFYVIMEGIFFYSSFAAMLSFRRRNLLPGTAEQFQYIMRDESMHMNFGIEMIHQIIIEQPTLWTETFQRKISNKIVRAAELEEAYAHELMPNGILGMNASSFQDYTRYIADRRLNALNLPTRFQAKNPFPWMSEAVDLTKSKNFFETRVTEYQTGGALEWDDF; encoded by the coding sequence ATGTCCAATGCTATGCCCTCATTAGCGTATCAAGTCAATCAACGCCGCATTATCAATGGTAAAGATGATGTGGTGCAACTCTACCCTATCAAACACCAGTTCGCCTGGGATGGTTACCTGGCCGGTAACGCCAACCACTGGCTGCCCAACGAGATCTCCATGCAGAAGGATATTGAACAGTGGCGCTCCAGTTCCATCCTGACCGATGATGAACGTCGGGTGGTCAAAATGGCCCTGGGTTTTTTCACCACCGCCGATAGCATTGTGGCCAACAACCTGGTGCTGGCAGTCTACAAGCACATCACTTCGCCAGAGTGCCGCATGTACCTGCTGCGTCAAGCCTACGAAGAAGCCATTCACACCCACGCCTACCAGTACATCGTGGAAAGCCTGGGGCTGGATGAGTCGGAAATCTTCACCATGTACCAGCGCATTCAGGCCATTTACGACAAGGATCAGTTCGCCTCCGAACTGGTGCCCAACTTGTTAAAACCGGATTTTGCCACGGGCACCTTTGATATGGATCAGTGCTTCCTGGAAAACCTGATTGACTTCTACGTGATTATGGAAGGCATTTTCTTCTACTCCTCCTTTGCCGCCATGCTGTCTTTCCGCCGCCGCAACCTGTTGCCGGGTACCGCCGAGCAGTTCCAGTACATTATGCGGGATGAGTCCATGCACATGAACTTCGGCATTGAGATGATCCACCAGATCATCATCGAGCAGCCGACCCTGTGGACGGAGACCTTCCAGCGAAAGATCAGCAACAAGATTGTGCGGGCCGCCGAACTGGAAGAGGCTTATGCCCATGAACTGATGCCCAACGGCATTTTGGGAATGAACGCTTCCAGCTTTCAGGACTACACCCGCTACATCGCGGATCGCCGCCTGAATGCCCTGAACCTGCCCACCCGCTTCCAGGCCAAAAACCCCTTCCCCTGGATGAGCGAAGCGGTGGATCTGACCAAGTCCAAAAACTTCTTTGAAACTCGGGTCACCGAGTATCAAACCGGTGGCGCCCTGGAGTGGGATGACTTCTAG
- the cydB gene encoding cytochrome d ubiquinol oxidase subunit II yields the protein MFFEALDLNLIWFLLVGMLLTGYAMLDGFDLGVGILHLLTKTDEHRRLMLNSIGPVWDGNEVWLVTGGGALFAAFPDVYATVFSGFYLPFMILLVMLIFRAVAIEFRSKEPMSWWRQAWDASFSISSATSALLFGVALGNIALGIPLDAQGEFSGTFLSLLNPYALLVGLTTMALFAMHASIYVVMKTDGELQAQARGWIKNTIAFFVICYVTTTMATLLYVPQMTEHVRNQPGFFVLALLNMLAIAAIPRDIYYGRDLRAFAFSCLNIALLMALFGLGVFPYMVPSNPHPEWGLTIYNAASSQKTLGIMLIIAILAIPMVTAYTISIYWIFRGKVKLDAKSY from the coding sequence ATGTTCTTTGAAGCGCTGGATCTGAATTTAATCTGGTTCTTACTGGTGGGCATGTTGCTGACGGGTTACGCCATGCTGGATGGCTTTGACCTGGGCGTGGGCATCCTGCACTTGCTGACCAAAACCGATGAACACCGCAGGCTCATGCTCAATTCCATCGGCCCGGTGTGGGACGGCAATGAAGTGTGGCTGGTCACCGGCGGGGGCGCCCTGTTTGCGGCCTTCCCCGATGTGTATGCCACGGTGTTTTCCGGCTTTTATTTGCCCTTTATGATTCTGCTGGTCATGCTGATCTTCCGGGCGGTGGCCATTGAGTTCCGCAGTAAAGAGCCCATGTCCTGGTGGCGGCAGGCCTGGGACGCCAGCTTTTCCATTAGCAGCGCCACCAGCGCCCTGCTGTTCGGGGTGGCTTTGGGCAATATCGCCCTGGGCATTCCACTGGACGCCCAAGGCGAGTTTTCGGGCACTTTTTTAAGCCTGCTGAACCCCTACGCCTTGCTGGTGGGCTTGACCACCATGGCCCTGTTTGCCATGCACGCCTCCATTTACGTGGTGATGAAAACAGACGGTGAGCTGCAAGCCCAGGCCCGGGGCTGGATTAAAAACACCATCGCCTTTTTTGTCATTTGCTACGTGACTACCACCATGGCCACCCTGCTGTATGTGCCGCAAATGACCGAGCATGTGCGCAATCAGCCCGGCTTTTTCGTATTGGCGCTGCTGAACATGCTGGCCATCGCCGCCATTCCCCGGGATATTTACTATGGCCGGGATTTGCGGGCCTTTGCCTTTTCCTGCCTCAATATTGCCTTATTAATGGCCTTGTTTGGGCTGGGGGTTTTCCCTTACATGGTGCCTTCCAACCCGCACCCGGAATGGGGCCTGACCATCTACAACGCGGCCTCCTCTCAAAAAACGCTGGGCATCATGCTGATCATCGCCATTTTGGCCATTCCCATGGTCACGGCCTACACCATCAGCATCTACTGGATCTTTCGGGGCAAGGTTAAACTGGACGCCAAAAGCTATTAA
- a CDS encoding cytochrome ubiquinol oxidase subunit I, with protein MDPVMLSRVQFALTISFHYIFPVFSIGLGLLLVIMEGLYLKTGREVYHQMTHFWVSIFALIFGIGVASGIVMEFQFGTNWANYSRFVGDVFGSALAAEGLFAFFLESGFLAVLLFGWNKVSKQMHFLSTVLVCLGAHFSAVWIVVANSWQQTPAGFHLVSHNGAMRAEITDFWAMVFNPSSVERLSHVITGAWLAGAFLLLSISAFYLIKQKHLEVAKAGMNIGLSVALIASFLQLVTGHESALVVAKHQPAKLAAMEGHYHPYKTADLYLFGWVDEKAEKTHGLAIPGGLSFLTHNDFQKPLVGLGKFPKTERPPVNITFQMYHLMIAIGMTLIGLSVLGVFLKFKGTLYTCKPVLWLFVFAVMLPQIANQAGWAAAEIGRQPWIVYGLLRTSQGISPVVKADDILASIILFSSVYTLLFILFIYLLNQKIKKGPVFLEHDSTHLDPRLTAQSREGDINVL; from the coding sequence CTGGATCCTGTAATGTTATCCCGTGTTCAATTTGCCTTAACCATCAGCTTTCACTACATCTTCCCGGTCTTTAGCATTGGCCTGGGCCTGCTATTGGTCATTATGGAAGGCCTGTACCTCAAAACAGGCCGGGAAGTCTATCATCAGATGACCCACTTCTGGGTGTCCATTTTCGCCCTGATTTTCGGAATCGGGGTGGCCTCCGGCATCGTCATGGAATTTCAATTCGGCACCAACTGGGCCAACTATTCCCGGTTTGTGGGCGATGTCTTCGGGAGCGCGCTGGCCGCGGAAGGACTGTTCGCCTTCTTTCTGGAGTCAGGCTTTTTGGCCGTGCTGCTGTTTGGCTGGAACAAGGTCAGCAAGCAAATGCACTTTCTCTCCACTGTTTTAGTCTGTCTGGGCGCCCACTTTAGTGCCGTATGGATTGTAGTGGCCAACTCCTGGCAGCAAACCCCCGCCGGGTTTCATCTGGTCAGCCATAACGGGGCCATGCGGGCGGAAATTACCGACTTTTGGGCCATGGTATTCAACCCCTCCTCCGTAGAACGGCTCAGTCACGTTATTACTGGCGCTTGGCTGGCCGGAGCGTTTTTACTGCTCAGTATCAGCGCCTTTTATCTCATTAAGCAAAAGCATCTGGAAGTGGCCAAAGCCGGCATGAACATTGGCTTGAGCGTGGCTCTCATCGCCTCTTTCCTGCAGCTGGTAACCGGTCACGAATCGGCCCTGGTGGTGGCCAAGCACCAACCGGCCAAGCTGGCCGCTATGGAAGGGCATTATCACCCCTACAAAACCGCCGATTTGTACTTATTTGGCTGGGTGGATGAAAAAGCGGAAAAAACGCATGGTCTGGCCATTCCGGGCGGACTCAGCTTCCTGACCCACAACGACTTCCAGAAGCCGCTGGTTGGGCTGGGCAAGTTTCCCAAAACGGAACGCCCGCCCGTCAACATCACCTTCCAGATGTATCACCTGATGATCGCCATTGGCATGACCCTGATTGGTCTCAGCGTGCTGGGCGTGTTTCTCAAATTCAAAGGTACCTTGTACACCTGCAAACCGGTGTTGTGGCTCTTTGTATTTGCCGTTATGTTGCCCCAGATTGCCAATCAGGCGGGTTGGGCCGCCGCGGAAATTGGCCGCCAACCCTGGATTGTCTATGGACTGCTCAGAACCTCGCAGGGCATTTCCCCGGTGGTCAAGGCCGATGATATTCTGGCCTCTATCATCCTGTTTTCAAGCGTGTACACCCTGTTGTTCATTTTGTTCATCTATTTACTCAATCAAAAAATCAAAAAGGGACCGGTGTTTCTGGAACATGATTCCACCCACCTGGATCCTCGCTTAACCGCACAAAGCCGGGAGGGTGATATCAATGTTCTTTGA
- a CDS encoding 6-pyruvoyl trahydropterin synthase family protein translates to MFEVMVEKHFAAAHHLLNYRGKCENPHGHNYVVQVFARKDTLDKANVAFDFTVLKAELNQIVDDLDHQDLNVVFNGESPSAEYIARYVYQRIQKNVPEITKAVVFETPTQSACYFE, encoded by the coding sequence ATGTTTGAAGTCATGGTTGAAAAACACTTTGCCGCTGCGCACCATTTGCTCAATTATCGGGGCAAATGCGAAAATCCTCACGGGCATAACTACGTGGTTCAGGTGTTTGCCCGCAAGGATACCCTGGACAAAGCCAACGTGGCCTTTGATTTCACGGTACTCAAGGCCGAGCTGAACCAGATTGTCGATGATCTGGATCATCAGGATTTGAATGTGGTATTCAACGGGGAAAGTCCCAGCGCGGAATATATCGCCCGTTACGTGTACCAGCGCATCCAGAAAAACGTGCCTGAGATCACCAAGGCCGTTGTATTTGAAACCCCCACCCAGTCCGCCTGCTATTTTGAGTAG
- the rsfS gene encoding ribosome silencing factor — protein MTQTPQNTMSAFELAVLAANLAEAKKASETLVLDTGKVSYLADYFVICTGDSPAQIRTIADEIDKAFRKHGQVRIGSELDKTYRWCLLDYGDVVIHVMHRNEREFYQLENFWSHANVVAPEKWLNRSLPEAS, from the coding sequence TTGACCCAGACTCCACAAAACACCATGAGCGCTTTTGAATTGGCCGTGCTGGCCGCAAATCTGGCGGAAGCCAAGAAGGCATCGGAAACGCTGGTACTGGATACGGGAAAAGTTTCTTATCTGGCAGACTATTTTGTAATTTGCACAGGCGACAGCCCCGCGCAAATTCGCACCATCGCCGATGAAATAGACAAAGCATTTCGAAAACACGGACAGGTACGCATCGGATCGGAACTGGATAAAACCTATCGCTGGTGCTTACTCGACTACGGTGATGTGGTCATTCACGTCATGCACCGCAACGAGCGGGAATTTTACCAGCTGGAAAATTTCTGGAGCCACGCCAACGTGGTGGCCCCGGAAAAATGGCTGAACAGAAGCCTGCCGGAAGCCTCCTAG
- the yqeK gene encoding bis(5'-nucleosyl)-tetraphosphatase (symmetrical) YqeK — translation MIQTSTVLDLEQAKAWLSQQLTAERFEHSLGAMDKAAELAEKFNLPSLEKDQAILAGLLHDAAKLMPASELLAYCQQHQIPLDEMDRKTPQTLHPFVGAEMVREALDLQEPEILDAIRFHTTGRAGMSRVEKIVYIADKIEGNTRNPLYVQKVTSSLDFRNPYSLDFTMLYILDSTIQFLIEKHQAIHPRTIEARNDFVLKLRAEKQL, via the coding sequence TTGATTCAAACTTCTACCGTGCTTGATTTGGAACAGGCCAAGGCTTGGTTAAGTCAGCAGTTGACCGCTGAGCGCTTTGAGCATTCTTTAGGCGCCATGGATAAGGCAGCTGAGCTGGCCGAGAAGTTTAATCTTCCCTCCCTTGAGAAGGATCAGGCCATCCTGGCAGGTCTGTTGCACGATGCCGCCAAACTGATGCCGGCCAGCGAACTGCTCGCCTACTGCCAACAGCATCAGATCCCGCTGGACGAGATGGATCGCAAGACCCCGCAAACCTTACACCCCTTTGTGGGTGCCGAAATGGTGCGTGAGGCCCTGGATTTACAGGAGCCGGAAATTTTAGACGCCATACGATTCCATACCACCGGTCGGGCTGGCATGAGCCGGGTGGAGAAAATCGTTTATATTGCCGATAAAATCGAGGGGAACACCCGCAATCCCCTGTACGTCCAGAAAGTGACATCCTCGCTGGACTTCAGAAACCCCTATAGCCTGGACTTCACCATGTTATATATCCTGGATTCCACCATCCAGTTTCTCATTGAGAAGCATCAGGCCATTCATCCCCGAACCATCGAGGCCCGCAATGACTTTGTGTTAAAGTTACGTGCGGAAAAGCAATTATGA
- a CDS encoding TIGR00282 family metallophosphoesterase: MDSKTHIELLFFGDLVGKPGRTAVKAYLDSLSERPDVVIANGENISHGFGMIRKHYDEMREAGVDIFTSGNHIWDQKEVFNFIDEVNLLRPYNFPAASPGRGARIFEVAGCEVGVINLIGQVFMGNYNSPWEQFEELVYDMLAVTPIIFLDFHAEATAEKIAMAWHASSLGVSAMTGTHTHVQTADSKILNNRMGYITDTGFNGSYNSVIGMEASGSLQRLKSHLPTRLDVGPDDILQVNAVKFTIEVKTGVCRKVERINEVFSHNGEPLQPFATR; the protein is encoded by the coding sequence ATGGATTCCAAAACACATATTGAACTCCTGTTTTTCGGCGATCTCGTCGGGAAACCAGGCCGAACTGCCGTCAAAGCCTACTTGGACAGCCTGAGCGAACGCCCGGACGTGGTGATCGCCAATGGCGAAAACATCTCCCACGGCTTCGGCATGATTCGCAAACACTACGATGAAATGCGCGAGGCGGGCGTAGACATTTTTACCAGCGGCAACCACATTTGGGATCAAAAAGAGGTTTTTAACTTCATTGATGAAGTCAATCTGCTGCGGCCTTACAACTTCCCGGCGGCTTCTCCCGGACGTGGGGCCCGGATTTTTGAAGTGGCGGGCTGCGAAGTGGGCGTCATCAACCTGATTGGTCAGGTGTTTATGGGCAACTACAACTCCCCTTGGGAGCAGTTTGAAGAGCTGGTGTACGACATGCTGGCCGTCACCCCCATCATCTTCCTGGATTTCCACGCCGAAGCCACCGCCGAAAAAATCGCCATGGCCTGGCACGCCTCCTCACTGGGCGTTAGCGCCATGACCGGAACCCATACCCACGTGCAAACCGCCGATTCCAAAATCCTGAACAACCGCATGGGTTACATTACAGACACCGGCTTTAACGGCTCCTACAACAGCGTGATTGGGATGGAGGCCAGCGGCTCTCTGCAACGGCTAAAGTCCCATTTACCCACTCGCCTGGACGTAGGCCCGGACGACATCCTGCAAGTAAACGCCGTGAAATTTACGATTGAAGTGAAAACCGGGGTTTGCCGGAAGGTAGAACGGATTAACGAAGTGTTCTCCCATAACGGGGAGCCCTTGCAACCGTTCGCCACCCGATAG